GCAAGGTTTTGATGATTGTTTATTGGTAAACGATCAGGGTAATTTGGTAGAATCCACCAATTCCAATGTTTTTATGGTATTGGATGGGGAAATTGTTACCCCGCCTTTGTCAGAAGGTTGTTTGGATGGTGTTGCCAGAAAAGCCCTAATCCATCTTTTACAAAAAAAGGGGTTTTCAGTTTTCGAACGACCTATTACACTAAGTGATGCCCAAACTGCCGAAGAGATAATTGTTACGAATGCTGTGCGTGGCCCACGTTGGACCTATGGAATTGGTTTGGGGAACAATGATAACTGCCAGGAGTGGACCGAATTACTCAATGAGGAAATTACCAGAATAATGGCAAATTAGGGTCTTTCATGTTTCCAACTTTTTAAGCAAACCTAATGGGTAATTTCTCCAAGGCTGTTTTGCAAACTATTCTTAAGAATCTAAGATTAATTTCTTCTGAATTTACTCTAACAGTTATCGTTTAGTTGCTTTAAAATAAAAACCTAGTTTGTTTTGGGGAACAATCTAAGCTTCGAATTGCTTTTTCTTCGTGAGCAAAAACAAAATAAAACCACCTGCCATTAAGCCTATAAAGATTAGAAATAGGTAAAAGTAACTAATTGCCAGAGCAGTAAGAGCTGCAATGGAAATGAGCAAAGCTATTCCCGGAAAAACGGGATAAAATGGAACCCGGAAAGGTCTGTCTAGGTTCGGTTCTTTCTTTCTTAACACAAATAGAGAATAGGTTGCAATGGCATACATGGTTAAGGCACCCATGGTGGCGATGGTGATGATATTTCCTGTTTCACCTGTAAATAGGGTTAAAATACCAATACCCATATTAAAAACCAAGGCATTGGCCGGCGATTTGAATTTAGGATGGATTTTTCCTAACCATTTAGGAGCATTCCCGGAGCGGCCAAATTCGAAAGTAGCTCTTCCTGCGGCTAATAATAAACCATTGAAAGAAGCCACAAACCCAAAGAGTCCGATCAAAACTAAAAGATGATAAAGTAAACTTCCATCGCCGGAAACAAATTTTAAGGCCATTGGCAAGGGGCTATCGCTGGTTTGAGTATGTGAAGAATCTGTGTAAACCACCGATTCCCAGCCTGCAATACCAACTGCCGAAAGAAAGGTAAGACTAGCCAATACCAATAGCGTGATGATTGCTGATGTAAAACCTTTGAGTATATTTTTTTGAGGATGAATGGTTTCCTCGGCCACATTGGCTATACCTTCCAATCCAAGGAAAAACCAAATAGCAAATGGCACTGCACCAAGCACTCCGGTCCAGCCATTTGGAAAACTATTTTGAGTAAGGTTTTCTAATTTAAAATGTGGTAAAGTAAAGCCCGAAAAAATCAAAAGTTCTACTACTGCTAAAATGGTAATAAACAATTCGAAGGTAGCAGAGGCCTTAACACCTGAAATATTGAGTAAAGTAAAAACCAGGTAGCAGCCAATGGCAAAGGCAATAATTGGAATATCAGGAAACCAGATATTAAAGTAGGCACCGAGTCCGTAGGCAATTGCTGGAGGAGCAAAAACAAACTCAATTATTTGTGCCAATCCGGCTGCAAATCCCCAAAATGGTCCCAGCGCTCGTTGTGC
The Bacteroidia bacterium DNA segment above includes these coding regions:
- the eat gene encoding ethanolamine permease, with the protein product MSEPHLERSLGPVMLWGLGVGYVISGMYFGWNLGLKEGGTLGLGIATLFIMVMYFTFSLSYSELACAIPKAGGAFDYAQRALGPFWGFAAGLAQIIEFVFAPPAIAYGLGAYFNIWFPDIPIIAFAIGCYLVFTLLNISGVKASATFELFITILAVVELLIFSGFTLPHFKLENLTQNSFPNGWTGVLGAVPFAIWFFLGLEGIANVAEETIHPQKNILKGFTSAIITLLVLASLTFLSAVGIAGWESVVYTDSSHTQTSDSPLPMALKFVSGDGSLLYHLLVLIGLFGFVASFNGLLLAAGRATFEFGRSGNAPKWLGKIHPKFKSPANALVFNMGIGILTLFTGETGNIITIATMGALTMYAIATYSLFVLRKKEPNLDRPFRVPFYPVFPGIALLISIAALTALAISYFYLFLIFIGLMAGGFILFLLTKKKQFEA